The Mesorhizobium loti genome includes a region encoding these proteins:
- a CDS encoding AAA family ATPase produces MAYRKQLTRLKAPYLKRILLDPARVEDWEKYPWNLPLFRGHEFELEFTTPITIIVGENGTGKSTLLEAIGALAGYDEAGGGKGYRPVDHSSAIDKSGAALANTFRGHWLPKVTAGWFFRAESFYSVARYLDQAALEDPFRPPPPDFLSWSHGEGFIRFFEERCRRQGIYILDEPESALSPSRQIELLKMLRRMDQSGTAQVIMATHSPLLMACPGARLFRISRFGLDPTDFSDTDHFRMMRDFCTDPQAFMEEALREDDA; encoded by the coding sequence ATGGCCTATCGCAAGCAGCTGACGCGGCTCAAGGCCCCCTATCTCAAGCGCATCCTGCTTGATCCGGCGCGGGTCGAGGATTGGGAAAAATATCCCTGGAACCTGCCGCTGTTTCGCGGTCACGAGTTCGAACTCGAGTTCACCACGCCGATCACCATCATCGTCGGCGAGAACGGCACCGGCAAATCGACACTGCTCGAGGCGATCGGCGCACTGGCCGGCTATGACGAAGCCGGCGGCGGCAAAGGCTACCGGCCGGTCGACCATTCCAGCGCCATCGACAAGAGCGGTGCCGCATTGGCAAACACGTTCCGTGGCCACTGGCTGCCGAAAGTCACCGCCGGCTGGTTCTTTCGCGCTGAATCCTTTTATTCCGTGGCTCGCTATCTCGATCAGGCGGCGCTGGAAGACCCTTTCAGGCCACCGCCGCCGGATTTCCTGTCCTGGTCGCATGGCGAGGGATTTATCCGCTTTTTCGAAGAGCGCTGCCGCAGGCAGGGCATCTACATCCTTGACGAGCCTGAGAGCGCGCTGTCGCCGTCACGCCAGATCGAACTGCTCAAGATGCTGCGGCGCATGGACCAGTCGGGCACCGCGCAAGTGATCATGGCGACGCATTCGCCGCTGCTGATGGCTTGTCCCGGAGCGCGGCTGTTCCGCATCAGCCGCTTCGGGCTGGACCCGACTGATTTCAGCGATACCGATCATTTTCGCATGATGCGCGACTTCTGCACCGATCCGCAGGCCTTTATGGAGGAAGCGCTGAGGGAGGATGACGCGTGA